In the genome of Delphinus delphis chromosome 15, mDelDel1.2, whole genome shotgun sequence, one region contains:
- the LAT gene encoding linker for activation of T-cells family member 1 isoform X2, whose protein sequence is MEAVSPVLFVLGLLLLPLLAVLLMALCVHCRELPGSYDTAASDGLTPSSIVIKPPPTAASWPPATSYPPVTYLLQSQPDLLRIPRSPQAPGGSPRMPSSQQDSDGANSVASYENEEAVCEDADEDEDEEDYPERYLVVLPDNVSATGAAVPPAPASSNPGLRDSAFSMESGEDYVNVPESEESADASLDGSRDYVNVSQELPPVARTEPASRSSQEVEGEEAPDYENLQIH, encoded by the exons ATGGAGGCAGTCAGCCCGGTCCTCTTTGTGCTGGGCCTCCTGCTGCTGCCTCTCTTGGCTGTGCTGCTGATGGCATTGTGTGTGCATTGCCGAGAGCTGCCAG GCTCATATGACACTGCTGCCTCCGATGG TTTGACCCCAAGTAGCATCGTGATCAAACCGCCTC CCACAGCCGCCTCCTGGCCACCAGCCACTTCCTACCCGCCTGTGACCTACCTGCTCCAGAGCCAGCCAGACCTGCTCCGCATCCC GCGATCCCCACAGGCCCCCGGAGGCTCCCCCCGCATGCCGTCTTCCCAGCAGGACTCAGATGGTG CCAACAGTGTGGCCAGCTATGAGAACGAGG AGGCAGTCTGTGAGGATGCGGACGAAGATGAGGATGAGGAAGACTATCCCGAGCGCTACTT GGTCGTGCTTCCTGACAACGTCTCGGCCACTGGCGCCGCCGTCCCACCAGCTCCTGCGTCCAGCAACCCTGGCCTCCGAGATAGCGCTTTCTCCA TGGAGTCGGGGGAAGATTACGTGAATGTCCCTGAGAGTGAGGAGAGCGCGGATGCGTCTCTGG ATGGGAGCCGGGATTACGTGAACGTGTCCCAGGAGCTGCCGCCCGTGGCGAGGACCGAGCctg CCAGCCGGAGTTCCCAGGAGGTGGAGGGTGAGGAAGCTCCAGATTACGAGAATCTGCAGATCCACTGA
- the LAT gene encoding linker for activation of T-cells family member 1 isoform X1 — translation MEAVSPVLFVLGLLLLPLLAVLLMALCVHCRELPGSYDTAASDGLTPSSIVIKPPPTAASWPPATSYPPVTYLLQSQPDLLRIPRSPQAPGGSPRMPSSQQDSDGANSVASYENEGASGAPAALAGRRLGPVLGSADPVSLPTPEAVCEDADEDEDEEDYPERYLVVLPDNVSATGAAVPPAPASSNPGLRDSAFSMESGEDYVNVPESEESADASLDGSRDYVNVSQELPPVARTEPASRSSQEVEGEEAPDYENLQIH, via the exons ATGGAGGCAGTCAGCCCGGTCCTCTTTGTGCTGGGCCTCCTGCTGCTGCCTCTCTTGGCTGTGCTGCTGATGGCATTGTGTGTGCATTGCCGAGAGCTGCCAG GCTCATATGACACTGCTGCCTCCGATGG TTTGACCCCAAGTAGCATCGTGATCAAACCGCCTC CCACAGCCGCCTCCTGGCCACCAGCCACTTCCTACCCGCCTGTGACCTACCTGCTCCAGAGCCAGCCAGACCTGCTCCGCATCCC GCGATCCCCACAGGCCCCCGGAGGCTCCCCCCGCATGCCGTCTTCCCAGCAGGACTCAGATGGTG CCAACAGTGTGGCCAGCTATGAGAACGAGGGTGCGTCAGGGGCCCCGGCGGCCCTggctgggaggaggctggggcctGTCCTGGGCTCCGCTGACCCTGTGTCGTTACCCACCCCAGAGGCAGTCTGTGAGGATGCGGACGAAGATGAGGATGAGGAAGACTATCCCGAGCGCTACTT GGTCGTGCTTCCTGACAACGTCTCGGCCACTGGCGCCGCCGTCCCACCAGCTCCTGCGTCCAGCAACCCTGGCCTCCGAGATAGCGCTTTCTCCA TGGAGTCGGGGGAAGATTACGTGAATGTCCCTGAGAGTGAGGAGAGCGCGGATGCGTCTCTGG ATGGGAGCCGGGATTACGTGAACGTGTCCCAGGAGCTGCCGCCCGTGGCGAGGACCGAGCctg CCAGCCGGAGTTCCCAGGAGGTGGAGGGTGAGGAAGCTCCAGATTACGAGAATCTGCAGATCCACTGA
- the SPNS1 gene encoding protein spinster homolog 1 isoform X3: MGNPKSEDPEVPDREGLQRITGLSSGRSALIVAVLCYINLLNYMDRFTVAGVLPDIEQFFDIGDSSSGLIQTVFISSYMVLAPVFGYLGDRYNRKYLMCGGIAFWSLVTLGSSFIPRERFWLLLLTRGLVGVGEASYSTIAPTLIADLFVADQRSRMLSVFYFAIPVGSGLGYIAGSKVKDVAGDWHWALRVTPGLGVLAVVLLFLVVREPPRGAVERHSHSPPLNPTSWWEDLRALARNPSFILSSLGFTAVAFVTGSLALWAPAFLLRSRVVLGETPPCLPGDSCSSSDSLIFGLITCLTGVLGVGLGVEISRRLRRSNPRADPLVCAAGLLGSSPFLFLSLACARGSIVATYIFIFIGETLLSMNWAIVADILLYVVIPTRRSTAEAFQIVLSHLLGDAGSPYLIGLISDRLRQGWPPSFLSEFRALQFSLMLCAFMGALGGAAFLGAAIFIEGDRRRAQLHVQGLLREAGPADDRIVVPQRGRSTRVPVSSVLI; encoded by the exons ATGGGGAACCCGAAGTCCGAGGATCCCGAAGTCCCAGACCGGGAGGGACTGCAGCGCATCACGGGCTTGTCTTCGGGCCGTTCGGCTCTCATAGTGGCCGTGCTGTGCTACATCAACCTCCTGAACTACATGGACCGCTTCACCGTGGCTG GCGTCCTTCCGGACATTGAGCAGTTTTTCGACATCGGAGACAGTAGCTCTGGCCTTATCCAGACGG TGTTCATCTCCAGTTACATGGTGTTGGCACCTGTGTTTGGCTACCTGGGTGACAGGTACAATCGGAAGTACCTCATGTGCGGGGGCATTGCCTTCTGGTCCCTGGTGACACTGGGGTCGTCCTTCATCCCCAGAGAG CGATTCTGGCTGCTCCTCCTGACCCGGGGCCTGGTGGGGGTCGGGGAGGCCAGTTACTCCACCATCGCGCCCACCCTCATCGCTGACCTCTTCGTGGCAGACCAGCGGAGTCGGATGCTCAGCGTGTTCTACTTTGCCATCCCTGTGGGCAG TGGTCTGGGTTACATTGCAGGCTCCAAAGTGAAGGATGTGGCCGGGGACTGGCACTGGGCTCTGCGG GTGACACCAGGTCTAGGAGTGCTGGCTGTTGTGCTGCTGTTCCTGGTAGTACGGGAGCCACCAAGGGGAGCTGTGGAGCGCCACTCACACTCACCACCCCTGAACCCCACCTCGTGGTGGGAAGATCTGAGGGCTCTGGCAAGAAA TCCTAGTTTCATCCTGTCTTCCCTTggtttcactgctgtggcctttgtCACGGGCTCCCTGGCTCTTTGGGCTCCTGCTTTCTTGCTGCGTTCCCGTGTGGTCTTGGGGGAGACCCccccctgccttcctggagaCTCCTGCTCTTCCTCTGACAG cctcaTCTTTGGGCTCATCACCTGCCTCACCGGGGTCCTGGGTGTGGGCCTGGGCGTGGAGATCAGCCGCCGACTCCGCCGCTCCAACCCCCGGGCTGACCCGCTGGTTTGTGCTGCTGGCCTCCTGGGCTCTTCACCCTTCCTCTTCCTGTCCCTCGCCTGTGCCCGTGGTAGCATCGTGGCCACCTAT attttcatttttattggagagACACTGCTGTCCATGAACTGGGCCATTGTGGCTGACATTCTGCTG TACGTGGTGATCCCCACACGCCGCTCCACTGCTGAAGCCTTTCAGATCGTGCTGTCCCACCTGTTGGGTGACGCTGGGAGCCCCTACCTGATTGGCTTG ATCTCCGACCGCCTCCGCCAGGGCTGGCCCCCCTCCTTCTTGTCTGAGTTCCGGGCCCTGCAGTTCTCGCTCATGCTCTGCGCCTTCATGGGGGCGCTGGGCGGCGCGGCCTTCCTGGGCGCTGCCATCTTCATTGAGGGCGACCGCCGGCGGGCCCAGCTGCACGTGCAGG GTCTGTTGCGTGAGGCCGGGCCGGCTGATGACCGCATTGTGGTGCCCCAGAGAGGACGCTCCACCCGGGTCCCCGTGTCCAGTGTGCTCATCTGA
- the SPNS1 gene encoding protein spinster homolog 1 isoform X1 produces the protein MRRAPTRGGIVGGTVARAGAAPGTMSGSDTAPFLSQADDTDDGPAPGTPGLPGSMGNPKSEDPEVPDREGLQRITGLSSGRSALIVAVLCYINLLNYMDRFTVAGVLPDIEQFFDIGDSSSGLIQTVFISSYMVLAPVFGYLGDRYNRKYLMCGGIAFWSLVTLGSSFIPRERFWLLLLTRGLVGVGEASYSTIAPTLIADLFVADQRSRMLSVFYFAIPVGSGLGYIAGSKVKDVAGDWHWALRVTPGLGVLAVVLLFLVVREPPRGAVERHSHSPPLNPTSWWEDLRALARNPSFILSSLGFTAVAFVTGSLALWAPAFLLRSRVVLGETPPCLPGDSCSSSDSLIFGLITCLTGVLGVGLGVEISRRLRRSNPRADPLVCAAGLLGSSPFLFLSLACARGSIVATYIFIFIGETLLSMNWAIVADILLYVVIPTRRSTAEAFQIVLSHLLGDAGSPYLIGLISDRLRQGWPPSFLSEFRALQFSLMLCAFMGALGGAAFLGAAIFIEGDRRRAQLHVQGLLREAGPADDRIVVPQRGRSTRVPVSSVLI, from the exons ATGCGGCGGGCTCCTACCCGGG GTGGGATCGTCGGTGGGACCGTAGCGCGGGCGGGCGCGGCCCCCGGGACCATGTCCGGGTCCGACACCGCGCCCTTCCTCAGCCAGGCGGATGACACGGACGACGGGCCTGCGCCCGGCACCCCGGGGTTGCCTGGGTCCATGGGGAACCCGAAGTCCGAGGATCCCGAAGTCCCAGACCGGGAGGGACTGCAGCGCATCACGGGCTTGTCTTCGGGCCGTTCGGCTCTCATAGTGGCCGTGCTGTGCTACATCAACCTCCTGAACTACATGGACCGCTTCACCGTGGCTG GCGTCCTTCCGGACATTGAGCAGTTTTTCGACATCGGAGACAGTAGCTCTGGCCTTATCCAGACGG TGTTCATCTCCAGTTACATGGTGTTGGCACCTGTGTTTGGCTACCTGGGTGACAGGTACAATCGGAAGTACCTCATGTGCGGGGGCATTGCCTTCTGGTCCCTGGTGACACTGGGGTCGTCCTTCATCCCCAGAGAG CGATTCTGGCTGCTCCTCCTGACCCGGGGCCTGGTGGGGGTCGGGGAGGCCAGTTACTCCACCATCGCGCCCACCCTCATCGCTGACCTCTTCGTGGCAGACCAGCGGAGTCGGATGCTCAGCGTGTTCTACTTTGCCATCCCTGTGGGCAG TGGTCTGGGTTACATTGCAGGCTCCAAAGTGAAGGATGTGGCCGGGGACTGGCACTGGGCTCTGCGG GTGACACCAGGTCTAGGAGTGCTGGCTGTTGTGCTGCTGTTCCTGGTAGTACGGGAGCCACCAAGGGGAGCTGTGGAGCGCCACTCACACTCACCACCCCTGAACCCCACCTCGTGGTGGGAAGATCTGAGGGCTCTGGCAAGAAA TCCTAGTTTCATCCTGTCTTCCCTTggtttcactgctgtggcctttgtCACGGGCTCCCTGGCTCTTTGGGCTCCTGCTTTCTTGCTGCGTTCCCGTGTGGTCTTGGGGGAGACCCccccctgccttcctggagaCTCCTGCTCTTCCTCTGACAG cctcaTCTTTGGGCTCATCACCTGCCTCACCGGGGTCCTGGGTGTGGGCCTGGGCGTGGAGATCAGCCGCCGACTCCGCCGCTCCAACCCCCGGGCTGACCCGCTGGTTTGTGCTGCTGGCCTCCTGGGCTCTTCACCCTTCCTCTTCCTGTCCCTCGCCTGTGCCCGTGGTAGCATCGTGGCCACCTAT attttcatttttattggagagACACTGCTGTCCATGAACTGGGCCATTGTGGCTGACATTCTGCTG TACGTGGTGATCCCCACACGCCGCTCCACTGCTGAAGCCTTTCAGATCGTGCTGTCCCACCTGTTGGGTGACGCTGGGAGCCCCTACCTGATTGGCTTG ATCTCCGACCGCCTCCGCCAGGGCTGGCCCCCCTCCTTCTTGTCTGAGTTCCGGGCCCTGCAGTTCTCGCTCATGCTCTGCGCCTTCATGGGGGCGCTGGGCGGCGCGGCCTTCCTGGGCGCTGCCATCTTCATTGAGGGCGACCGCCGGCGGGCCCAGCTGCACGTGCAGG GTCTGTTGCGTGAGGCCGGGCCGGCTGATGACCGCATTGTGGTGCCCCAGAGAGGACGCTCCACCCGGGTCCCCGTGTCCAGTGTGCTCATCTGA
- the SPNS1 gene encoding protein spinster homolog 1 isoform X2: MRRAPTRGGIVGGTVARAGAAPGTMSGSDTAPFLSQADDTDDGPAPGTPGLPGSMGNPKSEDPEVPDREGLQRITGLSSGRSALIVAVLCYINLLNYMDRFTVAGVLPDIEQFFDIGDSSSGLIQTVFISSYMVLAPVFGYLGDRYNRKYLMCGGIAFWSLVTLGSSFIPRERFWLLLLTRGLVGVGEASYSTIAPTLIADLFVADQRSRMLSVFYFAIPVGSGLGYIAGSKVKDVAGDWHWALRVTPGLGVLAVVLLFLVVREPPRGAVERHSHSPPLNPTSWWEDLRALARNLIFGLITCLTGVLGVGLGVEISRRLRRSNPRADPLVCAAGLLGSSPFLFLSLACARGSIVATYIFIFIGETLLSMNWAIVADILLYVVIPTRRSTAEAFQIVLSHLLGDAGSPYLIGLISDRLRQGWPPSFLSEFRALQFSLMLCAFMGALGGAAFLGAAIFIEGDRRRAQLHVQGLLREAGPADDRIVVPQRGRSTRVPVSSVLI, from the exons ATGCGGCGGGCTCCTACCCGGG GTGGGATCGTCGGTGGGACCGTAGCGCGGGCGGGCGCGGCCCCCGGGACCATGTCCGGGTCCGACACCGCGCCCTTCCTCAGCCAGGCGGATGACACGGACGACGGGCCTGCGCCCGGCACCCCGGGGTTGCCTGGGTCCATGGGGAACCCGAAGTCCGAGGATCCCGAAGTCCCAGACCGGGAGGGACTGCAGCGCATCACGGGCTTGTCTTCGGGCCGTTCGGCTCTCATAGTGGCCGTGCTGTGCTACATCAACCTCCTGAACTACATGGACCGCTTCACCGTGGCTG GCGTCCTTCCGGACATTGAGCAGTTTTTCGACATCGGAGACAGTAGCTCTGGCCTTATCCAGACGG TGTTCATCTCCAGTTACATGGTGTTGGCACCTGTGTTTGGCTACCTGGGTGACAGGTACAATCGGAAGTACCTCATGTGCGGGGGCATTGCCTTCTGGTCCCTGGTGACACTGGGGTCGTCCTTCATCCCCAGAGAG CGATTCTGGCTGCTCCTCCTGACCCGGGGCCTGGTGGGGGTCGGGGAGGCCAGTTACTCCACCATCGCGCCCACCCTCATCGCTGACCTCTTCGTGGCAGACCAGCGGAGTCGGATGCTCAGCGTGTTCTACTTTGCCATCCCTGTGGGCAG TGGTCTGGGTTACATTGCAGGCTCCAAAGTGAAGGATGTGGCCGGGGACTGGCACTGGGCTCTGCGG GTGACACCAGGTCTAGGAGTGCTGGCTGTTGTGCTGCTGTTCCTGGTAGTACGGGAGCCACCAAGGGGAGCTGTGGAGCGCCACTCACACTCACCACCCCTGAACCCCACCTCGTGGTGGGAAGATCTGAGGGCTCTGGCAAGAAA cctcaTCTTTGGGCTCATCACCTGCCTCACCGGGGTCCTGGGTGTGGGCCTGGGCGTGGAGATCAGCCGCCGACTCCGCCGCTCCAACCCCCGGGCTGACCCGCTGGTTTGTGCTGCTGGCCTCCTGGGCTCTTCACCCTTCCTCTTCCTGTCCCTCGCCTGTGCCCGTGGTAGCATCGTGGCCACCTAT attttcatttttattggagagACACTGCTGTCCATGAACTGGGCCATTGTGGCTGACATTCTGCTG TACGTGGTGATCCCCACACGCCGCTCCACTGCTGAAGCCTTTCAGATCGTGCTGTCCCACCTGTTGGGTGACGCTGGGAGCCCCTACCTGATTGGCTTG ATCTCCGACCGCCTCCGCCAGGGCTGGCCCCCCTCCTTCTTGTCTGAGTTCCGGGCCCTGCAGTTCTCGCTCATGCTCTGCGCCTTCATGGGGGCGCTGGGCGGCGCGGCCTTCCTGGGCGCTGCCATCTTCATTGAGGGCGACCGCCGGCGGGCCCAGCTGCACGTGCAGG GTCTGTTGCGTGAGGCCGGGCCGGCTGATGACCGCATTGTGGTGCCCCAGAGAGGACGCTCCACCCGGGTCCCCGTGTCCAGTGTGCTCATCTGA
- the NFATC2IP gene encoding NFATC2-interacting protein yields MAEPVRKKGRRPRGGGVGRGARGSRGGRGRRPGAQRSPARRTLDSVLVDLVSDSDEDVLEVATARGAADPAEVPLPEPPVPAAPRDDSDSDSEGADARPAETPRVLVRRRRQLLLDPEEAPAVPVYSEKVKSSLHLIPDHKSLLKFCPPETEEEADMADSSSLHAEDSPRPNSPWKKKLRSRDGEEKKEMLLVQDTSPLPPRLPRTNSRKHARALQKLREVNKRLQDLRSCLSPKQPQGQDHLSQEDEVVLLEGPTLPENPRLLPLKIQCRADLIRLPVRMSEPLQSVVDHMAGRLGVSPSRILLLFGETELSPTATPRTLKLGVADIIDCVVLASSPDVTEKSHLLQLRVQGKEKHQLLEVSLPRDSPLKTLMARYEEAMGLSGRKLSFFFDGTKLSGKELPADLGMESGDLIEVWS; encoded by the exons ATGGCGGAGCCGGTGAGGAAAAAGGGCCGGCGGCCCAGAGGCGGCGGTGTCGGCCGAGGGGCTCGGGGATCCCGGGGCGGCCGTGGCCGGCGTCCTGGCGCTCAACGATCGCCAGCCCGGCGCACCCTGGACTCGGTGCTTGTGGACTTGGTCAGCGACAGCGATGAGGATGTCTTGGAGGTCGCAACGGCGCGGGGCGCTGCGGACCCGGCCGAGGTCCCGCTCCCGGAACCCCCCGTGCCGGCCGCGCCCCGGGACGACAGCGACAGTGACAGCGAAGGGGCGGACGCACGGCCGGCTGAAACCCCTCGGGTCTTGGTCAGGCGGCGGCGGCAGTTGCTGCTGGATCCCGAGGAGGCACCGGCGGTTCCAGTGTACTCCGAGAAG GTGAAAAGCAGCCTCCACCTCATCCCAGACCACAAGTCcctcctgaaattctgccccccAGAGACTGAGGAAG AGGCGGACATGGCAGATTCCAGCAGTCTCCACGCTGAGGATTCCCCACGTCCCAATTCTCCCTGGAAGAAGAAGCTGAGGAGTAGggatggagaagagaagaaagagatgttACT GGTTCAGGACACCTCACCTTTGCCTCCACGTCTGCCCCGGACCAACAGCAGGAAGCATGCTCGGGCACTCCAGAAGTTAAG AGAGGTGAACAAGCGCCTCCAAGATCTCCGTTCCTGCCTGAGTCCCAAGCagccccagggccaggaccacCTGAGCCAAGAAGATGAGGTGGTCCTACTGGAGGGGCCCACTCTCCCAGAGAACCCTCGGCTCTTGCCGCTCAAAATCCAGTGCCGGGCTGACCTGATCAGATTGCCCGTCAGAATG TCAGAGCCCCTCCAGAGCGTGGTGGACCACATGGCCGGCCGTCTTGGGGTGTCCCCAAGCAGGATCCTCTTGCTCTTCGGAGAGACAGAGCTGTCCCCTACCGCCACCCCCAGGACCCTAAAGCTTGGAGTGGCTGACATCATTG ACTGCGTGGTGCTAGCAAGTTCTCCGGATGTCACAGAGAAGTCCCACCTGCTCCAGCTGCGGGTGCAGGGGAAGGAGAAGCACCAGCTGCTGGAAGTCTCGCTGCCTCGA GATTCTCCTCTCAAGACCCTCATGGCCCGCTACGAGGAGGCCATGGGACTCTCGGGCCGCAAGCTCTCCTTCTTCTTCGATGGGACAAAGCTTTCAGGCAAGGAGCTGCCGGCTGATCTGGGCATGGAATCCGGGGACCTCATCGAGGTCTGGAGCTGA